The genomic region CGTGCTCGATGACCGGTCCGATCGCCAACTTCGCGGCGTCCGCCGGGTAGCCCTCCTCCACCAGCAGCTCGCGGACCGCCTGCGCCATGACGTGCGCCAGGGTGTGGCGCGCCAGATCGATCCAGTCGTCGTCGCGCTTCGTCAGGATGCGCACCTGCGCGCCGTCGGGAACCTCGCTCATCAGGTCGGACAGGGCGCCGTTCACGACCGTGCCGAGCGCCGCCTTGGCGAGCCCCGGCCCGATCGCTTCGGCCACGTCGCGGCCGGTCGCGTGCGCGGGCACCTGCAGTTCGGTGTCGTCGGGAAGGGTGACGTGCATGACCATGGAGGCTAGCACGTCGCCCCCCGCGGTATTCTCGCGGCGATGCAGTTGATCGCCGTGCTCGGCGCCACCCCGACCGCCCACGCCCTCGCCCGCCACCGCGACGAGCGGGGACGCTACTGGCTGCACCCCGTCCCGCACGCCTCCGTCGAGCAGGCGGTGCCGGCCCTCGCGTCCCTCGGGTTCGCCGGCGCCCTCGTGTTCGGCGCGGACGCCCGCCGCGACGCGGCCCGCGTCGCGACCCGCACCGCGCATCACGTCGGGCCCGACGGCGGGGACGTCGTGACGGTCGTGGGCGACGCGACCCTCGTCGATACGGTCGGGGACGCCGCCGTCGTCGACGGCCTCCGCCACGCCGGCTGGGATCCGCGCGGCGCGCGCGTGATCGCCGTCGGCGACGACGCCGGCACCACGTCGCTGCTGGCGGAACTCGCCGCCGCCGGCGCCGCGGAACTCACGGTCGTCGGTCGCGACGCCCCCGCCGCGGAGCACGCACTGCCCGCCCTTCCCGCCGGCGCGCGCGGCGCGGCGCTCGCGACGCGCGACCCGGCGTTGCCCGACCTCCTCGCCCGCGCCGACGCCGTCGTGCGCGGCGAGGACCTGCTCGCCCCCCAGGGCGCCTGGTTCGGGCCGCACCTCACGCTGGTCGACGTCGCCCCCGACCTCGACGCCGACTGGCGGCGGGCCGCCCGCACGGCGGGCGCCGCCACCGTCCCCTGGGCGGACGTCGAAGCGCACCGGGTCGCCGCCGCCGTGCAGGCGGTCCTCGGCGAGCGGGTGGACGCCGCCCCCTTCCTCGACGTCCTCCACGCCACGTGAGGCCGGCCGTGCGCACCCTCCTCGCGGCGCTCGTCGCGCTCGGCCTGCTGGCGGGGCTCGCGTCGGCGCAGGCCCCCACATGGACGTTGCCGGGGGCGTGGACGCCCGCCACCGACGACGGCGTCCGCATCGAAGCGCCCGGCGCGACCGCCACGTTCCTGCCCGGCCTCGGCTGGAGCGGCGCGACCGGCCCGCCCCCCGAGCGCGACGACGCCGGCAGGGTCGTGGTGGCGGCCGCCACCGTCTCCGCCCTCGACCTGCCCCGCGTCACCGCGGTCCGAAGGGGGCTGCAGGGCAGCACCGTCCGCGTCGTCCTCGACGTCGCCGGCCTCGCGGCCGGCACCGCCGACCTCCCCGCCGACGCCGCCGCCGACGTCGGTCCGGACGCGCCGTGGCGAGCGACGCTCCCGCCGCTCGCCCTCCCCACGACGTCGCGCGACGGCGGGGACGACGTCCGGGTGCGCCTCGCGCACGACGACGCCGCCGGCACGACCCGCCTCGCCGTCGATGCCCCCGAGGCGCGCCTCACCGCCTTCGCGCTTCCCGCTCCCCTGCGCTTCGTCGTCGATCTCGCACCCCCGACGGTCGCCCGGGGCGACGGGGACGGCGCTTCGGTGCCGGGCGCCCCGGGGGTGACGTACCGGACGTTCGACGCGGTCGGCGCGGCGGGCGCGACGACGGTGCACCTCGTGTCGATCGAGCCGGGCGCGGCGACGTTCGAGGTCGCCGACGCCGCCGGGCGCGGCGCGCCCGTCGCGACCCTCGCCGACGGCGCGGTCGCGGCGATCAACGCCGGGTACTTCGTTCCGAGCGACTTCCGCCCCATCGGCCTGCGCCGCGCCGACGGCCGCCTCCTCGCCTGGCCCTCGCGCGGTCGGGCCGCCGTCGGCTTCGCCGACGACGAGGTGGTCATCGCCCGCGCGGAGGTCCACGCCCGCATCCTGCGCGGTACCGACGTCCTCGCGGACGTCCGGACGCGGGGCGGCCACCCGCTCGGGTGGAGTGCGCAGGCCGGGCTCCGCGTCGGGTCGGCGCGGCAGGGCGCCCTCACGCTCGACGCGCGCGGCGTGGTGACGCGCAACGGCGTGGGCCCCGTCACGGTGCCGGACGGCGGGTCGGTGCTCACCTACCAGCCGGAACTCCGCGCGTTGGCGCTCGTCGAGCCCGGCGAACGCCTCGAGATCGACGCACGCCTCCTTCCCGCCGCCCTCGACGGGGTGGCGTGGGCGGTGGAGGCCGGCCCACTCCTCATCGAGGGCGGTCGGCCCGCCTTCGAGCCCGAACGCGAAGCGTTCGCGCGCGGCGTCCGCATCCTCGACGCGCCCACCCAACAGGCGGGGCTCGGGGTGACGCCCGACGGCACGGTTCTGCTCCTCGTGGCGGAGACCATGGTGGCGGAGGACCTCGTGTCGGTCTTCGGGACGCTCGGGGCGGAGGCGGCGTTGCGGCTGGACAGCGGGGGGTCGGCGACGCTGTGGACCGGGGGCCGAACGGTGAACCGTCTGGTGGGGCGCGCCGTGGAGAGCGCCATCGTCGCCTACCCGAGCGCGACGGCGGACACCGGCCGGTAGCCTGTAGGCATGCCCCCGACGCCGCCTCCGGCGGCCGACGCCCCCCTCGATTGGCACCAGCGGACCCTCGCGGCGAGGCGCCGCGCGGTGCGCGCTCGGCGCGCAGCGTGGGCGTGCGCCGGCGCGGCCGGCCTCGCGCCGGCGCTCGCCTTGGTCGCGCCGGTCGGGCTCGCCCTCGCGGTCGCCGCCACCGCCGCACCCTTCGCCGCGCTCGCCGCGGCGCTCGCGCCGGTCGCCGGGGCGGAGGCCTGGATGCGCGCGCGGACGGCGGAACGCTTCGATCTCGCGTACGACGTCGCGCTCGAAGCGCCGCACCG from Trueperaceae bacterium harbors:
- a CDS encoding phosphodiester glycosidase family protein yields the protein MRTLLAALVALGLLAGLASAQAPTWTLPGAWTPATDDGVRIEAPGATATFLPGLGWSGATGPPPERDDAGRVVVAAATVSALDLPRVTAVRRGLQGSTVRVVLDVAGLAAGTADLPADAAADVGPDAPWRATLPPLALPTTSRDGGDDVRVRLAHDDAAGTTRLAVDAPEARLTAFALPAPLRFVVDLAPPTVARGDGDGASVPGAPGVTYRTFDAVGAAGATTVHLVSIEPGAATFEVADAAGRGAPVATLADGAVAAINAGYFVPSDFRPIGLRRADGRLLAWPSRGRAAVGFADDEVVIARAEVHARILRGTDVLADVRTRGGHPLGWSAQAGLRVGSARQGALTLDARGVVTRNGVGPVTVPDGGSVLTYQPELRALALVEPGERLEIDARLLPAALDGVAWAVEAGPLLIEGGRPAFEPEREAFARGVRILDAPTQQAGLGVTPDGTVLLLVAETMVAEDLVSVFGTLGAEAALRLDSGGSATLWTGGRTVNRLVGRAVESAIVAYPSATADTGR